The Rhodococcus triatomae genome includes a window with the following:
- a CDS encoding DUF262 domain-containing protein yields MTESTTRSRNEKFRIQDLVSLVRSGQVRIPEFQRSFRWAASDVLALFDSILRGYPFGGTLLWRRDAPAGLLTIGAIEVDAAARSDALWVIDGQQRITSLVNAVDPVASDDERFAISYVLAKRKFALSRDVRDSLAIPLPDLFDLGRAFAWLQKNPDAAEFAEDIQRVTGLLRDVEVPAAVIDEGDERLLREIFDRINSAGKRLRGSEIFDAIHGAADGSGAELSMSAIADRLDRRAEFGLLPDQTIYQAILVIRHPDLTRDIRTEFSGDREAAVTFAADNREDAYRRGEDALFRVAKFLQQSAGIPHSAFVPFRFHLLVLARFFAHFSSPAPRNLELLSRWVWRSTALAAPLGYTGSTANIRTLAHLVQPDDENGSVQRLLHATTGIESIPSPNLDSFRTNNSAGKIIVGALWALAPINPATGVPLTHGELAGTLESETSPRDVVLELLPRTPASNAANRVLAVVDRAEFFERLKPEHWRSHLLNEDTNKAVRQGSNETFLALRRALLEQQVEQFLSEKTGMHLEMTPPLTEFDFDDVVDEEDIVLESVADTP; encoded by the coding sequence ATGACTGAAAGCACCACCAGGTCACGTAACGAAAAGTTCCGGATTCAGGATCTCGTGTCCTTGGTGCGTTCCGGGCAGGTGAGGATCCCCGAGTTCCAACGCTCGTTTCGGTGGGCGGCGAGTGATGTCCTGGCGCTCTTCGACAGCATTCTCCGTGGCTACCCGTTCGGTGGCACACTCCTCTGGCGTCGAGACGCACCCGCCGGCCTGCTGACGATCGGAGCGATCGAGGTCGACGCCGCGGCGAGATCGGATGCACTGTGGGTCATCGACGGTCAGCAGCGGATCACCAGCCTGGTCAATGCAGTCGATCCGGTGGCGTCCGATGACGAGAGATTCGCGATTTCCTACGTGCTCGCGAAGCGGAAGTTCGCCCTAAGTCGTGACGTGCGGGATTCGCTGGCAATCCCTCTGCCCGATCTCTTCGACCTCGGCCGGGCGTTCGCCTGGCTTCAGAAGAATCCCGACGCGGCGGAGTTTGCGGAGGATATTCAACGGGTGACGGGGCTGTTGAGAGACGTCGAGGTTCCTGCCGCCGTCATCGACGAGGGCGACGAACGGCTTCTGCGCGAGATCTTCGATCGGATCAACTCGGCCGGTAAGCGCCTCCGAGGATCGGAGATCTTCGATGCCATTCACGGTGCCGCTGACGGGTCCGGAGCCGAGCTGTCCATGTCGGCGATTGCTGATCGTCTCGACAGACGGGCAGAGTTCGGTCTTCTGCCGGATCAGACCATCTACCAAGCGATTCTCGTCATTCGGCACCCTGATTTGACCCGGGACATCCGCACCGAGTTCAGCGGCGACCGCGAGGCCGCGGTGACATTCGCTGCCGACAATCGCGAGGACGCCTACCGGCGTGGCGAAGATGCTCTCTTCCGCGTGGCGAAGTTCTTACAGCAGAGCGCCGGAATCCCGCACAGCGCGTTCGTACCTTTCAGGTTCCACCTTCTGGTTCTCGCACGGTTCTTCGCGCACTTTTCTTCACCTGCACCTCGCAATCTCGAACTGCTATCGCGGTGGGTGTGGCGTTCGACAGCGCTCGCGGCGCCTCTCGGCTACACGGGCTCGACGGCGAATATTCGGACGCTTGCTCATCTCGTGCAACCGGACGACGAGAACGGCAGTGTCCAACGGCTGCTTCACGCGACGACGGGCATCGAGAGCATCCCGTCGCCCAACCTCGACTCGTTCCGGACCAACAACTCGGCAGGCAAGATCATCGTCGGCGCGTTGTGGGCATTGGCGCCGATCAATCCGGCAACCGGCGTGCCGCTCACACACGGCGAGCTTGCCGGAACTCTCGAGTCCGAGACGTCGCCGCGCGATGTTGTGCTCGAGTTACTCCCGAGGACACCAGCTTCGAACGCCGCCAATCGTGTGCTCGCAGTTGTCGACAGGGCCGAGTTCTTCGAGAGACTGAAGCCCGAGCATTGGCGGTCCCACCTCCTGAACGAGGATACGAACAAAGCTGTTCGGCAGGGAAGCAACGAGACGTTTCTCGCGCTCCGTCGTGCACTGCTCGAACAGCAGGTCGAACAGTTTCTCTCGGAGAAGACCGGAATGCACCTGGAGATGACCCCTCCGCTGACTGAGTTCGATTTCGACGATGTCGTAGACGAGGAAGACATCGTTCTGGAGAGCGTGGCGGATACACCGTGA
- a CDS encoding ABC-F family ATP-binding cassette domain-containing protein: protein MANLINLEQVSKSFGIAPLLDSVSLGVEEGERIGVVGLNGGGKTTMLEVLAGVEQPDSGRVSRVGGMRMAVVTQRGSLPPGSTVGEIVLGPLGVEHHEWAGDARIRSILTGIGIDELGLDAEVDNLSGGERRRVALAAALVQDLDLLVLDEPTNHLDVEGVQWLAEHLVSRRSALVVVTHDRWFLDTVATRTWEVVGGKVESYEGGYNDWIFARAERSRQADASEERRRNLARKELAWLRRGPQARTSKPRYRVEAAEALIADVPAPRDSVQLAAFAQRRLGRVVVELEDARLETPDGRVLVDDLTWRLGPGERVGLVGVNGSGKTTLLRALAGATSPVAGRRIQGQTVHIGWLRQELDDLPTDMRVLDAVKDVAERITLGDKEMSAGQLAERLGFTPARQRTPVGDLSGGERRRLQLTRVLMAEPNVLLLDEPTNDLDIDTLQQLEDLLDGWAGTLVVISHDRYLIERIADSTWALFGDGRLTNLPGGIEEYLRRRAAAGASAAPSVASQAAGSATKSVRDGAADRAARKELARLERAVAKLDQRETALHASLAEAATDPERLQRLDGELKSVVAEKESTEERWMELAAELE from the coding sequence ATGGCCAATCTGATCAACCTCGAGCAGGTGTCGAAGTCCTTCGGCATCGCCCCGCTGCTCGATTCGGTGTCGCTCGGCGTCGAAGAGGGCGAGCGGATCGGGGTCGTGGGCCTCAACGGCGGCGGCAAGACGACGATGCTCGAGGTGTTGGCCGGTGTCGAACAGCCGGATTCGGGTCGGGTCAGCCGGGTCGGTGGAATGCGGATGGCGGTCGTCACCCAGCGAGGCAGCCTCCCGCCCGGTTCGACCGTGGGCGAGATCGTGCTCGGTCCACTCGGGGTGGAGCATCACGAGTGGGCAGGCGACGCCCGGATCCGTTCGATCCTCACCGGAATCGGCATCGACGAACTCGGGCTGGATGCGGAGGTCGACAATCTGTCGGGGGGCGAGCGCCGGCGAGTGGCACTCGCCGCGGCGTTGGTCCAGGACCTGGATCTGTTGGTCCTCGACGAGCCCACCAACCACCTGGATGTCGAGGGAGTGCAGTGGCTCGCCGAGCATCTGGTGTCGCGGCGCAGCGCGCTCGTCGTCGTCACCCACGACCGCTGGTTCCTCGACACCGTCGCCACCCGCACGTGGGAGGTGGTGGGCGGCAAGGTCGAGAGTTACGAGGGTGGCTACAACGACTGGATCTTCGCCCGGGCCGAGCGCTCCCGGCAGGCCGACGCGTCGGAGGAACGCCGGAGGAACCTGGCTCGCAAGGAGCTCGCGTGGCTGCGTCGAGGTCCGCAGGCCCGGACGTCCAAGCCGCGATACCGGGTCGAGGCCGCGGAGGCCCTGATCGCCGATGTTCCCGCACCGCGCGATTCCGTCCAGTTGGCGGCGTTCGCTCAGCGCCGTCTGGGCCGGGTGGTCGTCGAGCTCGAGGACGCGCGGTTGGAGACGCCGGACGGGCGTGTTCTGGTCGACGATCTGACCTGGCGTCTGGGTCCGGGTGAACGGGTGGGCCTGGTCGGCGTCAACGGTTCGGGCAAGACGACGCTGTTGCGGGCACTGGCCGGTGCCACCTCACCTGTCGCCGGTCGCCGTATCCAGGGCCAGACCGTCCACATCGGATGGCTCCGTCAGGAGTTGGACGATCTGCCGACCGACATGCGTGTGCTCGATGCCGTCAAGGACGTGGCCGAGCGGATCACTCTGGGGGACAAGGAGATGTCGGCAGGGCAACTGGCCGAGCGGCTCGGGTTCACGCCCGCTCGGCAGAGAACTCCGGTGGGCGACCTGTCCGGTGGTGAGCGCCGTCGTCTGCAACTCACCCGGGTGTTGATGGCGGAACCGAACGTGCTGCTGCTCGACGAGCCGACCAACGACCTCGACATCGACACTCTCCAGCAACTGGAGGATCTGCTCGACGGGTGGGCCGGGACCCTGGTGGTGATCAGCCACGACCGGTACCTGATCGAGAGGATCGCGGACTCGACCTGGGCTCTGTTCGGAGACGGGCGGCTCACCAACCTCCCCGGTGGGATCGAGGAGTATCTGCGCCGTCGCGCCGCAGCCGGGGCGAGTGCGGCACCGTCCGTGGCATCGCAGGCCGCCGGCTCCGCCACGAAATCGGTGCGGGACGGGGCGGCCGACCGAGCTGCGCGCAAGGAACTGGCACGCCTCGAACGTGCCGTCGCGAAGCTCGACCAGCGGGAGACCGCTCTGCACGCGAGCCTGGCCGAGGCGGCGACCGATCCCGAGCGGCTGCAACGCCTCGACGGCGAACTCAAGAGCGTCGTCGCGGAGAAGGAGTCGACGGAGGAACGCTGGATGGAGCTCGCCGCAGAGCTCGAGTGA